One part of the Hydrogenobacter sp. T-2 genome encodes these proteins:
- a CDS encoding chemotaxis response regulator CheY, which yields MPPKEAKFLVVDDMSTMRKIIRTILNQLGYTNVEEAENGKEALSKLRSGNYDFVLLDWNMPEMDGFETLKQIRSDDKLKGIPVIMVTAEAKKENVLAAIQAGANNYVVKPFTPETLKEKIEKAWTAIKGG from the coding sequence ATGCCACCAAAGGAGGCTAAGTTTCTCGTTGTTGATGACATGAGCACTATGAGGAAGATAATAAGAACAATTCTGAACCAGCTTGGTTATACCAATGTAGAGGAAGCTGAAAATGGGAAAGAAGCCCTTTCAAAACTAAGGTCTGGCAACTATGATTTTGTGCTTTTAGACTGGAACATGCCGGAGATGGATGGCTTTGAAACTCTAAAGCAAATAAGGTCCGATGATAAGCTTAAGGGGATACCCGTAATAATGGTTACCGCAGAAGCAAAAAAGGAGAATGTGCTTGCAGCAATTCAAGCCGGGGCTAATAATTATGTGGTAAAGCCTTTTACTCCAGAAACATTAAAGGAAAAAATAGAGAAAGCCTGGACCGCTATCAAAGGAGGGTAG
- a CDS encoding PAS domain-containing protein translates to MERPTPVNKEREVPEDRFLVSKTDPRGVITYANEVFCEVTGYTEEELVGKPHNIIRHPDMPRIVFKLLWDTIKQGKEFWGYVKNMAKDGSYYWVYAHVTPSWDESGTNIIGYQSDRRRANKEAVRKVEEIYKKLLEAERSGGMQASERLLQEVLKGMPYEEWIWTLWRE, encoded by the coding sequence ATGGAAAGACCAACCCCGGTAAACAAAGAAAGGGAGGTGCCAGAAGACAGGTTTTTGGTCTCCAAGACAGACCCAAGGGGCGTAATAACTTACGCCAATGAAGTATTCTGCGAAGTGACAGGATACACTGAAGAAGAGCTTGTAGGCAAGCCCCACAACATCATAAGGCATCCAGATATGCCTCGCATAGTCTTCAAGCTCCTTTGGGATACCATAAAGCAAGGCAAGGAATTCTGGGGTTATGTGAAGAACATGGCAAAGGATGGCTCTTACTACTGGGTATACGCCCATGTCACACCCTCTTGGGATGAAAGTGGAACAAATATAATCGGTTATCAGAGCGACAGAAGGAGGGCGAATAAAGAAGCGGTTAGGAAAGTAGAGGAGATATACAAGAAGCTACTTGAAGCGGAGAGGTCTGGTGGCATGCAGGCTAGTGAGAGGCTTCTTCAGGAAGTTCTGAAAGGCATGCCCTATGAAGAATGGATATGGACACTTTGGAGGGAATAA
- a CDS encoding protein phosphatase CheZ — MAMEDVKQLVRELLEEVKSLETKLDEVVRPLEETSSAIPMASGSLEDVIRFTEESVHQIISLINELIGELEKVQEDVDFLLSLNPVSSIRSRLESIKERSRRLSELLLQIITLMSFQDLASQQIKRVIEVLENLKKTILRIIVSSIEAATLPSEQKEKIVGKATEMLTGDRIFQEDVDKLLEELGL; from the coding sequence ATGGCTATGGAAGATGTAAAACAACTTGTCAGAGAGTTGTTGGAGGAGGTAAAAAGCCTTGAGACAAAGCTGGACGAGGTCGTGAGACCCCTTGAAGAAACTTCAAGTGCCATTCCTATGGCAAGTGGTAGTTTGGAGGATGTAATAAGGTTTACAGAAGAAAGTGTCCATCAGATAATAAGCTTAATAAACGAGCTTATAGGAGAATTGGAAAAAGTTCAAGAAGATGTGGATTTTCTCTTGAGCTTGAACCCAGTAAGCAGTATAAGGTCAAGGCTTGAAAGTATAAAGGAAAGGTCAAGAAGGCTCTCTGAACTACTCCTTCAGATTATAACCTTGATGTCTTTCCAAGACCTTGCAAGCCAGCAAATAAAGAGGGTTATAGAGGTGCTTGAAAACCTTAAAAAGACCATCCTTCGTATTATCGTGTCCTCCATAGAGGCGGCAACTTTGCCCTCCGAACAAAAGGAGAAGATAGTAGGTAAAGCAACAGAGATGCTTACTGGCGATAGGATATTTCAAGAAGATGTGGATAAACTTCTTGAAGAACTTGGACTTTAG
- a CDS encoding chemotaxis protein yields the protein MDTYAMPEVLRTGANELEIVNFRVYEDRPEGLYQWILGVNVAKVREVLRLPQITRVPNMPEFLEGMAEVRGELIPVVSLARWMGIPEPPERRKYLLHLEFLREKVGVIVHDAKRIMRISWADIKKPPEVLNIKLGGRITGVVDTEEGMLLILDFEGILHDMGILKIFGEMEAKELAQKETMHYTILLAEDSAVARKIISDTLESAGHTIIACEDGLEAWEKLNELLERAKAENKNIKDFVQVVFTDIEMPRMDGLTFTRKIKETPGLMHLPVIVNTTLSDEANKQKAMSVGADAYLVKFDAKEMLELVDKAGGGKL from the coding sequence ATGGACACCTATGCGATGCCTGAGGTTTTGAGGACTGGGGCGAACGAGCTTGAGATAGTTAATTTTAGGGTATACGAAGACAGGCCTGAAGGTCTCTATCAGTGGATACTGGGTGTTAATGTGGCAAAGGTAAGAGAAGTTTTAAGACTTCCTCAGATAACTAGAGTGCCAAACATGCCAGAGTTTTTAGAGGGAATGGCTGAAGTAAGAGGAGAGCTTATACCTGTGGTCAGCTTGGCAAGATGGATGGGTATACCTGAACCTCCAGAGCGGAGAAAGTATCTGCTTCATCTTGAATTCCTCAGAGAGAAGGTTGGTGTTATAGTGCATGACGCCAAGAGGATAATGCGTATATCCTGGGCGGACATAAAAAAGCCTCCAGAGGTTTTGAATATAAAGCTTGGTGGCAGAATAACGGGAGTTGTGGATACGGAGGAAGGGATGCTTCTCATACTTGACTTTGAGGGCATATTGCACGATATGGGTATTCTCAAGATATTTGGAGAGATGGAGGCAAAAGAATTGGCTCAAAAAGAAACGATGCACTACACAATTCTTCTTGCTGAGGATTCTGCTGTGGCAAGGAAAATAATAAGCGACACATTAGAAAGTGCTGGACACACTATCATAGCTTGTGAGGATGGTCTTGAAGCGTGGGAAAAACTCAACGAACTTCTTGAAAGGGCAAAAGCGGAAAACAAAAACATAAAGGACTTTGTGCAGGTTGTGTTTACAGATATTGAAATGCCCCGCATGGACGGTCTTACCTTTACCAGGAAAATAAAAGAGACACCCGGACTTATGCACCTGCCAGTTATAGTAAATACAACACTTTCCGATGAGGCGAACAAACAAAAGGCAATGAGCGTGGGTGCGGACGCTTACCTTGTCAAGTTTGATGCAAAGGAGATGCTTGAGCTTGTTGATAAAGCAGGAGGTGGCAAGCTATGA
- a CDS encoding methyl-accepting chemotaxis protein, with the protein MRWSSLDKVQYANIASILLFAIALGVEFYKYGFEPIRVLNIANFLLAWVIFVSVRHAKNTIHRIALLLETASRGKLDDRIVLLKDEGELKRMAKNLNYFLDVVETFLREIRTPIEYAAQGKFFRPVVDTGFPGLFKQTAQALKKPLHDMKEDAELKKRIELNAQLGQLGGGIASSLGVIYHDLLRSVEKAKSISIESQKTSELSKRGVELLEGVSKSFVDVVESVEEENKSITTLSERAKNVVGIIELIREVAEQTNLLALNAAIEAARAGEQGRGFAVVADEVRRLAERTQKATEEVAHILTSIQEEVRATLEKSVQVVRNVKESSENVYSLRKVMEAFSKSAEEASKHASLIEDVLNITANKLDLIIFKHNAYFCIYNLVDTGFYRDSKNCTFAHWYYGYGMERFGDYTEYREVEGYHDSFHQHIEKVLEVLKKENPADELIRRRDEILHEFNEAEESLSKIFNEFDNLIKNLEGR; encoded by the coding sequence ATGAGATGGAGCAGTCTTGATAAGGTTCAGTATGCTAACATAGCCTCTATACTTCTTTTTGCTATAGCTCTTGGTGTGGAGTTTTACAAATACGGCTTTGAACCAATAAGGGTCCTAAACATTGCCAACTTCTTACTTGCTTGGGTTATCTTTGTAAGCGTAAGGCATGCAAAAAACACCATACACCGTATAGCCCTTCTCTTAGAAACTGCATCAAGGGGGAAGCTGGATGACAGGATCGTTCTTCTAAAGGACGAGGGTGAGCTAAAAAGAATGGCGAAAAACCTTAACTATTTCCTTGACGTGGTAGAAACCTTCCTAAGAGAGATAAGAACTCCTATAGAGTACGCAGCACAGGGTAAGTTTTTCAGGCCTGTGGTGGATACGGGTTTTCCTGGACTATTTAAGCAAACCGCTCAAGCTCTCAAAAAACCTCTACATGACATGAAAGAAGACGCAGAGCTAAAGAAGAGGATAGAGCTTAATGCCCAACTGGGCCAGCTTGGTGGTGGTATTGCTTCAAGTCTTGGGGTAATATACCACGACCTTCTTAGGAGCGTAGAAAAGGCAAAAAGCATAAGCATAGAAAGTCAGAAAACTTCAGAGCTCTCCAAGAGAGGAGTTGAATTACTTGAAGGTGTCTCAAAAAGTTTTGTGGATGTGGTAGAAAGCGTTGAAGAGGAAAACAAGAGTATAACAACTCTTTCAGAAAGAGCTAAGAATGTGGTGGGTATAATAGAACTTATAAGGGAGGTAGCAGAGCAAACAAACCTCCTTGCCTTAAACGCCGCAATAGAGGCGGCAAGGGCTGGAGAGCAGGGAAGAGGCTTTGCGGTTGTTGCGGATGAGGTTCGTAGACTTGCGGAAAGAACCCAGAAGGCAACAGAAGAGGTAGCTCATATACTCACAAGTATACAAGAGGAGGTGAGAGCTACATTGGAAAAGTCGGTGCAGGTGGTAAGGAATGTAAAGGAATCTTCGGAAAATGTGTATTCATTAAGAAAAGTAATGGAAGCCTTTAGCAAAAGTGCGGAAGAAGCATCAAAGCATGCAAGCCTTATAGAGGATGTTCTTAATATAACCGCCAACAAACTTGACCTTATAATCTTCAAGCATAATGCATATTTCTGTATATACAACCTTGTGGATACAGGTTTTTACAGAGATAGTAAGAACTGCACCTTTGCTCATTGGTATTATGGATATGGCATGGAAAGGTTTGGAGATTATACAGAATACAGGGAGGTTGAAGGCTATCATGACAGCTTCCACCAACATATTGAAAAAGTCCTTGAGGTGCTGAAAAAGGAAAACCCAGCGGATGAGCTTATAAGAAGAAGGGATGAAATACTCCACGAGTTTAACGAAGCTGAAGAAAGTCTTTCAAAAATATTCAATGAGTTTGATAATTTAATAAAAAATCTTGAAGGGAGGTAA
- a CDS encoding methyl-accepting chemotaxis protein, giving the protein MFWKKEKEEEELRAELERLKRIKALYELALNNISEGVRIELDGEVLFERRPEGEEVKISENVSIFRKVEKVEESEEILPNLMEIFKPILERAKYIRENFEESLKEFEDVYRTLINGLELIGYMFKKLEEETQDMHNMKKLTDELREKSKYIENITRIIEGISEQTNLLALNASIEAARAGEQGRGFAVVADEVRRLAQKSMESAKDISRNLKEIRDGIRNIAEKIEVGLEDIKSLKDTSDDTRTILEIIEDRLKAVKEIYGDLMGKMKEYMEELEKNIEEVSHGKGGSSGETLGADGEDKGAF; this is encoded by the coding sequence ATGTTTTGGAAAAAGGAAAAGGAAGAAGAAGAGTTGAGGGCTGAACTGGAGAGGCTCAAAAGAATAAAAGCCCTCTATGAGCTTGCACTCAACAATATCTCTGAAGGTGTAAGGATAGAGCTTGATGGGGAGGTTCTTTTTGAAAGAAGACCAGAGGGTGAGGAAGTAAAAATCTCTGAGAATGTTAGCATATTTAGAAAAGTAGAAAAGGTGGAGGAATCAGAAGAAATTCTGCCAAACCTCATGGAAATATTTAAGCCCATTCTTGAAAGAGCTAAATATATAAGGGAAAACTTTGAGGAAAGTCTCAAAGAGTTTGAGGATGTTTATAGAACCCTTATAAATGGGCTTGAGCTTATAGGATATATGTTCAAAAAACTGGAAGAAGAAACTCAGGACATGCATAACATGAAAAAGCTGACAGACGAGCTCAGGGAAAAATCCAAATACATAGAAAACATAACGAGGATAATAGAGGGTATATCAGAACAGACCAATCTCCTTGCCCTCAATGCATCAATAGAGGCGGCAAGAGCTGGAGAGCAAGGAAGAGGCTTTGCGGTAGTTGCGGATGAGGTTCGTAGGTTAGCCCAGAAGTCTATGGAATCTGCAAAAGACATAAGTAGAAACCTTAAGGAAATAAGAGATGGAATAAGGAACATAGCGGAAAAGATAGAGGTTGGTCTTGAGGATATAAAGTCCCTCAAGGATACCTCAGATGATACTAGGACCATACTGGAAATAATAGAAGACAGGCTTAAGGCTGTAAAGGAAATCTATGGGGACCTTATGGGAAAAATGAAGGAATATATGGAAGAGCTTGAAAAAAACATTGAGGAGGTAAGTCATGGAAAAGGTGGAAGCTCTGGAGAGACTCTTGGGGCAGATGGAGAAGATAAGGGAGCTTTCTGA
- the fliF gene encoding flagellar basal-body MS-ring/collar protein FliF translates to MVDARETLNNLKDRFLALSTPQKIALIAIPILTLVALIALITLATKPNYTVLYSGLSQEDMSAVMVELDKEGINYKVGQDGRSILVPEQQARDIRLKLAAKGIPSKGIVGYEVFDRTGMGVSDFQNQVNFKRAVEGELARTILRMSGIEDVRVNIGMPQRSIFLREEEEPTASVFVKLKPGYELTPEQVKAIRNLVSASVPRLKPKNVVVVDDKGRDLTAMLDEAESTVQDKELRLKAEFERRLEREVQKALEEALGFGTVKVKVSADLDFTKREQREEIYDPDMTAVVSQQKKRERTTTGGIAGIPGAQANIPPGAGAVAGAGQVLTERSETITNYEVSKKEVYSVDPLIKVRRLSVGVLVDSNIKDLDLEKIRRIVSASAGIDTQRGDVITVEAIPFQKPVFEKPAPDYENYIRLGLLALLVLAITLASLLILRKLLKRKEVPPLPVLEGQPPLEVIEGAEEIRIKAEKVEAVEAIVKTAKEEPEKVAKIIKGWLRSKG, encoded by the coding sequence ATGGTAGATGCGAGGGAAACCTTAAACAACCTAAAAGACAGGTTTTTGGCACTAAGCACACCTCAGAAAATAGCCCTCATAGCTATACCTATTCTCACATTGGTTGCTCTTATAGCATTGATAACACTCGCCACTAAGCCCAACTATACAGTCCTTTACTCTGGTCTTTCTCAAGAAGATATGTCTGCGGTTATGGTAGAGCTTGATAAGGAAGGTATAAACTACAAGGTGGGGCAGGATGGCAGGAGCATACTTGTTCCAGAACAACAAGCAAGGGATATAAGGTTGAAACTGGCAGCGAAGGGCATTCCCAGTAAGGGGATAGTAGGTTATGAGGTCTTTGACAGAACAGGTATGGGTGTTTCAGACTTTCAGAATCAGGTAAACTTCAAGAGGGCTGTAGAAGGAGAGCTTGCCAGGACAATCTTAAGAATGTCTGGCATTGAGGATGTAAGGGTAAACATAGGTATGCCACAAAGGTCTATATTTCTAAGAGAAGAGGAAGAGCCTACCGCAAGCGTTTTTGTAAAGTTAAAACCAGGCTATGAGCTTACTCCAGAACAAGTAAAAGCTATAAGAAACCTCGTATCCGCAAGTGTTCCAAGGCTAAAGCCTAAAAATGTGGTGGTTGTGGACGATAAGGGTCGTGATCTTACCGCCATGTTAGATGAAGCAGAAAGCACTGTCCAGGATAAGGAGCTAAGGCTCAAGGCAGAGTTTGAAAGAAGGCTTGAAAGAGAAGTGCAAAAAGCTCTTGAAGAAGCCTTGGGCTTTGGCACAGTTAAGGTCAAAGTATCTGCGGACCTTGATTTTACAAAGAGGGAACAGAGGGAGGAGATATACGACCCAGATATGACCGCAGTAGTAAGCCAGCAAAAGAAAAGAGAAAGAACAACCACAGGGGGCATTGCAGGAATTCCCGGAGCTCAAGCAAACATACCACCGGGTGCTGGTGCTGTAGCAGGTGCGGGTCAGGTGCTCACCGAAAGAAGTGAAACTATAACCAACTATGAAGTAAGCAAGAAGGAGGTTTACAGTGTTGACCCTCTTATAAAGGTTAGAAGGTTAAGCGTGGGAGTTCTGGTAGATTCTAACATAAAAGACCTTGACTTAGAGAAGATTAGGAGAATTGTTTCCGCCTCCGCAGGAATAGATACACAGAGGGGTGATGTGATAACCGTTGAAGCTATACCCTTCCAAAAGCCAGTCTTTGAAAAACCAGCACCGGACTATGAAAATTACATAAGGCTCGGACTTCTTGCCCTTCTTGTGCTTGCTATAACTCTGGCATCCTTGTTAATATTGAGAAAGCTACTCAAGAGGAAAGAGGTTCCTCCGCTTCCCGTCTTGGAGGGTCAACCCCCTCTTGAGGTAATAGAGGGTGCAGAGGAAATAAGAATAAAGGCGGAAAAAGTGGAAGCAGTTGAAGCAATAGTCAAGACCGCAAAAGAAGAACCAGAAAAGGTTGCAAAGATAATTAAAGGATGGTTAAGGAGTAAAGGTTAA
- the fliN gene encoding flagellar motor switch protein FliN produces the protein MEDEKQENLADMWAEALKEQEEASKGYQQELKEEKEGEISDKLKRFLDIPLEVEVVVGTATLTLGELLHLGPGSVVELEQSVETPVDIKVNGKLVAKGEIVIVEDRFGVRIIDIIAREERIKKVV, from the coding sequence ATGGAGGATGAAAAACAAGAAAACCTTGCAGACATGTGGGCGGAGGCTTTAAAAGAGCAGGAAGAAGCGTCAAAGGGCTACCAACAAGAACTAAAGGAGGAAAAGGAAGGTGAGATATCTGATAAGCTAAAAAGATTTTTGGACATACCTCTTGAGGTTGAAGTGGTGGTTGGGACCGCAACTCTGACCCTTGGAGAATTGCTTCATCTTGGACCCGGCTCTGTGGTAGAGCTTGAACAAAGTGTGGAGACTCCAGTGGATATAAAAGTAAACGGAAAGTTAGTGGCAAAAGGTGAAATAGTAATCGTAGAGGACAGGTTCGGGGTTAGGATCATTGATATAATAGCGAGGGAAGAAAGAATAAAGAAAGTTGTATAA
- a CDS encoding CZB domain-containing protein produces MKNVISFNHEIKDASEKIASTSKFLKLAGYKVDHIIFKSNAYRTIFRLGKGKEFFSDHRSCNLGKWYYSEGMKSYAHLPEFIQLSEPHELVHRYAEENLRIIEVPDPMRALIKNANRLRENFEKMEAASMKLFHLIDGLIEKLKNNSHSLEQLEVYQLQKA; encoded by the coding sequence ATGAAAAATGTCATTTCCTTTAACCACGAGATAAAGGATGCAAGCGAAAAGATTGCCAGCACCAGTAAGTTCCTAAAGTTGGCGGGTTATAAGGTAGACCATATCATATTTAAGAGCAACGCCTACAGAACCATCTTTAGGTTAGGCAAGGGGAAGGAGTTCTTCTCCGACCACAGAAGCTGTAATCTCGGAAAATGGTACTACAGCGAAGGAATGAAATCTTATGCCCATCTTCCAGAGTTTATCCAGCTCTCTGAACCTCACGAGCTCGTTCACAGATACGCGGAAGAGAACCTAAGAATTATAGAGGTCCCTGACCCCATGAGGGCACTCATTAAGAATGCCAACAGGCTAAGAGAAAACTTTGAGAAGATGGAGGCCGCTTCCATGAAGCTTTTCCACCTCATTGATGGTCTAATAGAGAAGTTAAAGAATAACTCTCACAGCTTAGAGCAATTGGAAGTTTATCAATTGCAGAAGGCATAA
- a CDS encoding flagellar motor switch protein FliM has product MADEFLSQEEINLLLKTLGKEEEKKAELEEERVRPLDLSLFEHISAGRIPGLELIFERWINGLRRGLTSLVVTIPSIFKDSLSLSRFGEFTAKLPVPCAIGLFNIEPLRGTCLLAIDPKLIYIVVSSVFGGSAKPYKIEGRDFTRIEMKLIQRFLNICYQELEIAWSTLMDVKINPVGIETNPALLTMYRAKEKFILLKLALVIEGNEGHIYLAIPESSIAPYKDMLKGPTDAKSKELDVIILKSFQKIPLKIEVVLGSTNMSFREILELKEGDLINLNKLLREALEVRVQGKSKTLAFLGQVGSKKAIKVYKHLEKED; this is encoded by the coding sequence ATGGCGGATGAATTTCTAAGTCAAGAAGAGATAAACCTTCTTCTCAAGACTCTCGGCAAAGAAGAGGAAAAAAAAGCTGAGTTAGAAGAGGAAAGGGTAAGACCCCTTGACCTTTCACTGTTTGAGCATATATCCGCAGGTAGGATTCCGGGACTTGAGCTAATATTTGAAAGATGGATTAATGGCTTGAGAAGGGGTCTTACTTCTCTTGTGGTTACAATTCCGAGTATATTTAAGGACAGCCTTAGCCTAAGTAGGTTTGGAGAATTTACCGCAAAGTTACCAGTCCCATGTGCCATAGGTCTTTTTAACATAGAGCCCCTTAGGGGGACATGTCTTTTAGCAATAGACCCAAAGCTTATATACATTGTAGTGAGCAGTGTTTTTGGTGGTAGTGCCAAGCCTTACAAGATAGAGGGTAGGGATTTCACTCGCATAGAAATGAAACTCATCCAGAGATTCTTGAATATATGCTATCAGGAGCTGGAAATAGCGTGGAGCACTCTTATGGATGTAAAGATAAACCCTGTTGGAATAGAAACAAATCCAGCCCTTCTGACGATGTATCGTGCTAAGGAAAAGTTTATACTTCTCAAACTGGCTTTAGTTATAGAAGGTAACGAAGGACACATATATTTAGCTATACCAGAAAGTTCCATAGCACCCTACAAGGATATGTTAAAAGGACCTACGGATGCTAAAAGTAAAGAACTCGATGTTATTATATTAAAAAGTTTCCAAAAGATACCGTTAAAGATCGAAGTAGTCCTCGGAAGTACAAATATGAGCTTTAGGGAAATATTAGAACTTAAAGAAGGTGACCTCATAAACCTTAATAAACTCCTCAGGGAAGCCCTTGAGGTTAGAGTGCAAGGCAAGTCCAAAACCCTTGCTTTTCTCGGGCAGGTCGGTAGCAAAAAGGCAATAAAAGTATACAAACATTTAGAAAAGGAGGATTGA
- a CDS encoding methyl-accepting chemotaxis protein encodes MEKVEALERLLGQMEKIRELSDNLTRIAKQTNLLALNAVIEAARVGEMGKGFSVVAAEFRKLAEISNKIAGEMKAVVRELENEVLDMKKEG; translated from the coding sequence ATGGAAAAGGTGGAAGCTCTGGAGAGACTCTTGGGGCAGATGGAGAAGATAAGGGAGCTTTCTGACAATCTCACACGCATTGCAAAGCAGACCAATCTTCTCGCACTCAATGCGGTTATTGAAGCTGCGAGGGTGGGAGAGATGGGTAAGGGCTTTTCTGTTGTTGCTGCAGAGTTCAGAAAGCTTGCGGAGATCTCCAATAAGATAGCTGGAGAAATGAAGGCTGTGGTAAGGGAATTAGAAAATGAGGTGTTGGACATGAAGAAGGAGGGTTAA
- a CDS encoding chemotaxis protein CheA has protein sequence MIPEEMREIFEEFVVEAKEHLDNLEQILLELEKDPENSDLINSAFRSMHTIKGGAGFLGLSAIVETAHKAEDVLGKIRSGELSFSREIGDAILKAIDFIREALFLYSRNEEVSIDQSLIHMLSTILQGGRIASEKEKKPSLEELLDKYGLSHLKGKSIEEILEELVLMPPDKRPEELIDFIDNLIKKTTLPAEISKEIEEEADKIMMLYAEGRFLEENMEEPSTLEAQSPAKEEKVEEEKSRERKEGKKEEEVERVLRIDVQKIENLMNLVGELVLERNRLLKTIQSLSEEYQSRAVEELETVVSSVDRIVGDLQLAVMKTRMQPVKKLFQKFPRVVRDLSRLLGKEVQLIMEGEDTEMDKSLIEKLEEPLIHLLRNSIDHGIEPVEERERLGKQKVGQLKLKAYYQGDRVFISVEDDGRGIDVQKVKRKAIEKGIITPERAEKMTEKELLSLIFSPGFSTADRVSEVSGRGVGMDVVMNTVINFRGTVDVWSERGKGTRVVMSFPLTVGIIKSLLVSIGGRLFSIPIYSVLEIVSGDDAMVSHVSGEDVLILRESTIPLFSLGEILGIHMNKIGYIVVCLIGNRRVALAVEDMLGDEEVVIKPLGKVFGDIEGISGATITGDGSIVLILDPVGLIRRTVGVF, from the coding sequence ATGATACCAGAAGAAATGAGGGAGATATTTGAAGAGTTTGTTGTGGAAGCTAAGGAGCATCTTGATAATCTTGAACAGATACTTTTAGAACTGGAAAAAGACCCTGAGAATTCAGACTTAATAAACTCAGCTTTCAGAAGTATGCATACCATAAAGGGAGGTGCTGGCTTTCTTGGTCTTTCCGCAATAGTGGAAACCGCACACAAGGCGGAAGATGTGCTCGGTAAAATCAGAAGCGGTGAACTTTCTTTTAGCCGAGAAATAGGCGATGCAATCCTCAAAGCTATTGACTTTATAAGGGAGGCCCTTTTCCTTTACTCAAGGAATGAAGAAGTCAGTATAGACCAATCTCTTATCCACATGCTTTCCACAATACTGCAAGGTGGAAGGATTGCTTCAGAAAAAGAAAAGAAACCATCCCTTGAAGAGCTACTTGATAAGTATGGTCTTTCCCATCTTAAGGGTAAAAGCATAGAAGAAATACTTGAAGAACTTGTCCTTATGCCTCCAGATAAAAGACCGGAGGAGCTTATAGATTTCATAGACAACCTCATTAAGAAAACTACACTACCGGCAGAGATATCAAAAGAAATAGAAGAAGAGGCAGACAAAATTATGATGTTGTATGCGGAAGGAAGATTCCTTGAAGAAAATATGGAGGAGCCTTCTACATTAGAAGCTCAAAGTCCCGCAAAAGAGGAGAAGGTAGAGGAAGAAAAGTCTCGTGAAAGGAAAGAAGGTAAAAAAGAAGAAGAGGTGGAGAGGGTCCTGCGTATAGATGTGCAAAAGATAGAGAACCTTATGAACCTTGTAGGTGAGCTGGTGCTTGAAAGGAACAGACTTTTAAAAACTATCCAATCTCTATCTGAAGAATACCAGTCAAGGGCTGTTGAAGAATTAGAAACAGTTGTTTCTTCCGTTGACCGTATAGTGGGCGATTTACAGCTTGCGGTTATGAAAACAAGAATGCAACCTGTAAAAAAGCTCTTTCAAAAGTTTCCAAGAGTGGTAAGGGACCTTTCAAGGCTCTTAGGAAAAGAAGTCCAGCTTATAATGGAGGGAGAAGATACGGAGATGGACAAATCTCTAATAGAGAAACTTGAAGAACCACTTATACATCTTCTTAGAAACAGTATTGACCATGGTATAGAACCAGTAGAAGAGAGGGAGAGATTAGGGAAACAAAAAGTGGGGCAATTAAAGCTCAAAGCCTACTATCAAGGGGACAGGGTTTTTATATCTGTTGAGGACGATGGAAGGGGCATAGATGTGCAGAAGGTAAAAAGAAAGGCTATAGAAAAAGGCATAATAACACCAGAAAGAGCAGAGAAGATGACGGAGAAAGAGCTTCTGTCTCTTATATTCAGTCCAGGCTTTTCTACCGCAGACAGGGTTTCCGAGGTCTCCGGCAGAGGCGTGGGTATGGATGTGGTTATGAACACAGTTATAAACTTCAGAGGAACGGTGGATGTGTGGAGCGAAAGGGGTAAGGGGACAAGGGTGGTTATGAGCTTCCCGCTCACCGTAGGCATCATAAAATCCCTTCTTGTTAGTATTGGTGGAAGACTCTTCTCCATTCCCATATACTCCGTGCTTGAAATAGTGAGTGGTGATGATGCAATGGTTTCCCATGTGTCTGGAGAAGATGTGCTTATACTTAGAGAAAGCACAATACCCCTTTTTAGCCTTGGAGAGATACTCGGTATACATATGAACAAAATAGGCTACATAGTGGTCTGTTTGATAGGTAATAGGAGGGTTGCTCTTGCTGTTGAAGATATGCTGGGAGATGAAGAGGTGGTTATAAAACCACTTGGTAAGGTTTTTGGAGACATAGAAGGCATCTCTGGAGCTACAATCACAGGAGACGGTAGCATAGTGCTAATCCTTGACCCTGTGGGTTTAATAAGGAGAACTGTAGGAGTATTTTAG